In Spirosoma sp. KUDC1026, the sequence CAACATGTATCCGATGGTCATGGCCGGGGTACGTAACATTCCACTGACCCGTTACCTCATCGAACAGGTCATGCAGTCGCCCCAGGATCGGCTGAACGCACTGAGAGAGTACTTCCCCGACGCCAAAATGGAAGATTGGGAACTGGAAATCGCTGGACAGCGGGTACAGGTTATTAAAAAAGACGAGAAAGCAGGGGGCGTTCTGGAGTTTGGTACCGAAGTCGTCAGTGCCGCCGATGGCAGCATTGCTGCCCTGCTGGGCGCATCGCCCGGTGCATCAACGGCCGTATCGATTATGGTCGATCTGCTCAAACGCTGCTATCCTGAACAGACGAAAAGCGACGCGTGGCAGGCTAAGCTGAAAGAGATGATTCCCTCCTACGGACAATCGCTGAGCAAGAATCCTGAACTGGGCAAGCAGATCAGAAAACACACCAGCAAGGTGCTGCACCTGACTGATCCCCGCCAAATACCGGCCTAAACGGATCATTTCCTTAGGCTATATCGTATTGATTCTTATCTTGTGCCACGGTCATCGACCGTGGCATTTGTTTTTGTCGCCCGCCAACTAGCCCTCTATGAAAAAATTTGTCTTTTCTCTCTGGCTGCTAGCCAGTACGTCGCTTGTTGTTTCGGCCCAGGACCGTCTCATGGGCAAGAGCTTTGCCACCCGGTCCGTGGTTATGGGGCAGCGCGGTATGGCCTGCACCTCCCATCCACTGTCGACCCAGGCTGCTGTTGCCGTTCTTCGTTCTGGCGGAAACGCGATCGATGCGGCCATTGCGGCCAACGCGATGGAGGGTGTAGTCGAGCCCCACGTCAACGGCATCGGCGGAGATCTATTCGCCATCGTCTGGGACGCCAAAAGCAAAAAACTCTATGGCCTGAACGCATCGGGCCGTTCTCCCTACTCACTGACGCTGGCCGAGTTCAAAAAACGCGGCATCACGCATATTCCCTCCGACGGCCCCCTCCCGGTGTCGACGCCGGGCTGCGTGGACGGCTGGTTCGAGCTGCACAAACGGTTTGGCAGGAAACCCATGACCGAGGTTCTGTCGCACGCCATTCACTACGCCCGTACCGGCTATCCAGTGCATGACGAAGCGGCCTTCTACTGGCCGTCTATGATCAACCGGTTCAGCAAATACCCGAACGTAAAAGAGACGTATTCGCTCAACGGTGCGACTCCCAAACGGGGCGACCTCTTCAAAAATCCGGCGCTGGCCAATACGTTGGAGAAGATTGCCAAAGGCGGCCGGGACGTGTTTTACAAGGGCGAGATTGCCCAGACCATCGACGTCTTCATGAAACGGATGGGTGGCTTTCTGAGTTCGAAAGACCTGGCCGACCATACGTCCACCTGGGTAGAACCTGTTTCGACCAACTACCGAGGGTACGATGTTTGGGAACTGCCTCCCAACAGCCAGGGTATTGCGGCCCTGCAGATGCTGAACCTGCTGGAACCGTACGACTTTTCGAAAATTCCCTGGGGTAGCCCGGAGCACATTCACCGGTTTGTAGAAGCCAAAAAACTGGCCTTCGAAGACCGGGCCAAGTACTACGCCGATCCTGATTTTGCGAAGATCCCGGTTAAGGAACTAATCAGCAAAACCTACGCGGCCGAACGCCATAAACTCATCAACCCCGACCGGGCCGCCACCCGCGTCGAAGCCGGAAATCCAGCCCTTAAAGATGGCGACACGATCTACCTGACCGTTGCCGATGAGGAAGGCAATATGGTATCGCTTATTCAAAGCAACTACCGGGGCTTCGGGTCGGGTATGGTACCGGACGGACTGGGCTTCATGCTCCAGAACCGGGGCGAACTTTACAGCCTGACCGAGGGCCAGAATAATACGTATGCGCCCCACAAACGTCCTTTTCAGACAATCATCCCTGCGTTTATCACAAAGGACGGGCAGCCCTACATGAGCTTTGGCCTGATGGGCGGCAGCTTTCAGCCACTGGGTCATGTGCAGATCGTTATGAACATGATCGACTACGGCATGAATCCACAGGAAGCGGGCGATGCGCCCCGTATCGACCACCAGGGTTCGTCGGAACCCACGGGCGAACGCATGGTTGATTCGGGTTTTATTACGCTGGAATCCGGCTACCCCTACGAGACCATCCGCGATCTGATGCGGAAAGGCCACAAGGTCGGCTACGGACTTGGTGGGTACGGCGGCTACCAGGCGATTCTGTACGACGCGAAGAACAAGGTGTACCACGGCGCTACCGAATCCCGCAAAGACGGACAGGCCGCTGGTTTTTAAGACGAGAGGCCCTACCCCATTCCTGAATGAACGAACCGCTGATTACGAATGATGCCATTACGTTAGGCATCCTGCTGGTGCTGTTAACCCTCATTTTCCGAACATCGCAGTCAGCCCATCCCGGCTGGCAGAAATTTTATACCTACGTACCGGCCCTGCTGCTATGCTACATTTTTCCGGCGGCCCTAAACAGCCTGAATATCGTATCGGGCGAGCAGTCGGTCCTGTATAAGGTGTCTACTACGTATCTCCTGCCAGCCGCGCTGGTCCTGCTCACCTCTACCGCCGACCTGCGCGCCATTCTGCGGCTGGGTAACAAAGCCCTCGTTACGTTCATGGCGGGCACGATCGGCATTATTCTGGGAGCGCCGATTGCTCTGCTGATCGTGATGTGGCTACTGCCCGGTTTCCGCGAACAGGCCATTGCCAACGAATACTGGAAGGGGCTGGTAACCATCTCGGGAAGCTGGATTGGCGGCAGCAGCAGTCAGCTGGCTTTGAAGGAAATCTACGGCTGCAGCGAACCGCTGTTTGCCATCATTCTGGTCGTGGA encodes:
- the ggt gene encoding gamma-glutamyltransferase, producing MKKFVFSLWLLASTSLVVSAQDRLMGKSFATRSVVMGQRGMACTSHPLSTQAAVAVLRSGGNAIDAAIAANAMEGVVEPHVNGIGGDLFAIVWDAKSKKLYGLNASGRSPYSLTLAEFKKRGITHIPSDGPLPVSTPGCVDGWFELHKRFGRKPMTEVLSHAIHYARTGYPVHDEAAFYWPSMINRFSKYPNVKETYSLNGATPKRGDLFKNPALANTLEKIAKGGRDVFYKGEIAQTIDVFMKRMGGFLSSKDLADHTSTWVEPVSTNYRGYDVWELPPNSQGIAALQMLNLLEPYDFSKIPWGSPEHIHRFVEAKKLAFEDRAKYYADPDFAKIPVKELISKTYAAERHKLINPDRAATRVEAGNPALKDGDTIYLTVADEEGNMVSLIQSNYRGFGSGMVPDGLGFMLQNRGELYSLTEGQNNTYAPHKRPFQTIIPAFITKDGQPYMSFGLMGGSFQPLGHVQIVMNMIDYGMNPQEAGDAPRIDHQGSSEPTGERMVDSGFITLESGYPYETIRDLMRKGHKVGYGLGGYGGYQAILYDAKNKVYHGATESRKDGQAAGF